AATTTTCGACCATCATTTGCCTCAGTTCGAGCAGTCCTCTACATAGTTCAAGCTTCACAAAAACATGTGTATGCCATTATTTTATGATTGTATGTATGATTAGGTTGTCCTCAATTGATTATAAAGTGTTAATTTTTATTATTGTTGTTGTGTTAATATAGAGAAATATCTTATTACGTGGACAATTTGTTGTTGGAATATAGTGTTCCAGGTTTTTCCTTGATTTTTAAATCATGTTAGTCACAACTCACTGCATGCCATCAGGTGTTAAAAATGCCCGTAAGTATATGTTAATATAAAGATATCTTATTACGTTGACAACTCCTCATTGGAATAAAGTGTTTCAAGTTTATTCTTGATTTTTAATGCATGTTAGTTACAACTCCCGCATGTTATCGGTGTTAAAAATGTCCATAAGTACGTATTTGGGGTAGGTACATTAATATATAGTGTATTTTAGTGATAAATttactaatttttaattaaattatttatataaatgtgTCTCTCGTatattcatattaaaaaaaattatactcGCTACCTACATAAGATTTTCAAgttcttaaaatattaaaaaagagTTACGTGGGTGCCCATTATTAAAACTCAACCAATTTTGTAATATTGATAATATTGATGTAAATAAGGGTATGTTTGTGATGACATTTATAAGTCACGTTCGTCATAAGTTTTCGAAAATGTTTGTCAATCCGACTTATAAGTTTGAATTTTAAAACTTACAAGATGATATGCGAAAAGTTAGTAATGACgtattttttctaatttattttgatttttcatttttgttaattttgattttaagaaaatattttttaatatttttctaattaaaaatttaagaatttagataattatatttaatacctattttttctaatttatttaagtaaaaaatGACTTTGCTGataaatttatgaaaaaaatatataacttatacaacttacaaaatatttataattttttttacatcACTTGGTTTGGAGCACACTTTTTCTTAAATCCCTTTTTCTTCTGCAAACAGCTCATAGTCCTATTTCAGGTGCAAAGCCTGTTCAATACATACCCAGTACACACGCATATGAAACATCAAATGGCTACTCGTCTGCTTCGTAGAGTTGGCTTACGTTTACTCTCGAACCCCTCTGCTTACAACTCTATTCTTCACCTCCCACCCCCAATTTCCCCCCTTCCCAGACCTCTAAACTCAAATATTACTTGGTGGGGTTTGAAGAATTACAGTCATGGCTCAGTTAATCTTGTGATATCGGAAGGAAATAACCAGCCCAGGTTTGAGACCCACAAAACTGACCCACCAAAGAAACACAGGTTTCTCAGCAAGAAAAGATTGAAAGAGAAGAGGAAAAAAGAGAAACAGATAAGAAAATCCGCAAATAAAAGGGACCCAAGAAGATTAGGTGTTAATGGGAAGAAAGGGAGGCAGAGGTTTGCTAATGCTGAAGAAAGAATTAAGTTTAAGCTCCAAAAGGTCCAAACTTTTGTTTATTCATTTCATACAATGTGTTTGTTTTTTAAGTACAAGGTTTCAAAGATCAGAGCTTTTTGCCATTACTACATTGTGAAAAGCATTAATACTTCTCTGTATCCTGCATTGGTTCGATTAATCAAATTAATTACATTAagttctttttttttgttttgaaaGGATTTAGTGACCATAACCAAGGATGTCATGATCTACCTTTACTAATCTTGATGGAATGGTAAACAATAAAAGTTTCACACTAGAGACTTTTTGAAAATTGGTTTCCAATCTCATAACTCATAAATCAAAGTGCATTAGTGTTTCTTGATCATATTGGATAGTATTGGTTAAGTTTATTATTGTAAGCATTACTTATTCTTCAATAAGTGAAATATGTTATAAAAGAGTCAACTGGGTACTCATTCTGATAACTTAAAGTAATGCTATTGTGTGCTCTGAAGTGAACTCAACCAAAATTCAATTTTGTATATTTACTAGTGGAGTTCACTATTGTGATCATGTGAGGACTAAGCTAAGGTACCATGGAGTTGTGGCCTATTTGCAAATTATTTACCAGTATGTTATCATATGAACATTTTAATTGTGCAAGAATGGAAATTGGAAGACTGTTTTCACTCTATTATTAATTACCTCTCATCTATCATCTATAGGATCAACCGGATGTCGGCTgcattttattcatatttttatgtatttatatatttattatttatttaattacttgtgtGATTATGATTAGAAGATCCCTGGTTTTCTTCCTGAGTGTTCGGCCTGCGTGGTTGGAGTTTAGAACTTGGATACACTTGTTTTCACGCTATTGCTCATAACTTAtcaaactcaaaatatatatttatatggaTGAAAGGTATGAATAAAGCTATATCCCAGTGTTTTACTTAATAGGATCTTAGAAATTACAGTTATGTTTTAATAGTATTGACATCTAGAGTTGATTCTATAAATGTAAGAAATTCAATTTATCCCCACTTTTTCAGATTCTCAAGATCTTAAAATGTGTTTTtgtatttaattttaattaaattttgtttcttcttctttttatTATTCAAAGTTAATGTTAGATTGCTTAATTCATTAATTAAGTTAATTCTTTTTTTACAATTTTGCATTTTGACTTAAAGAGAGGTAAAGCAACTCCATTGACCTTGAATTTGTGCAATTTAGGCAAAAATTAAAGAAGCATTGCTGCTTGAAAGACTTCAGCGATATGAGGTTCCTAAATTTCAGGGACCTCTGGTGCAGCCACATGAACTGACTGGTGAAGAACGTTTCTACATGAAGAAGATGGCTCAGAAACGTTCGAATTATGTACCGATTGGGAGGAGAGgagtttttggaggtgttatcCTGAATATGCATATGCATTGGAAGAAACATGAAACTGTTAAAGTCATATGTAAGCCTTGTAAACCTGGCCAGGTGCAGGAGTATGCAAGTGATATAGCCAGACTGAGTGGCGGAATCCCTATTCATATAATTGGAGATGACGCGATAATTTTTTATCGTGGAAAGGATTATGTGCAACCAAAAGTTATGTCACCGATTGACACACTTTCTAAAAAAAGGGTAAGGTTCCTCgcatttagtttttttttttacttttgaGATTTATGTTTTTAAAACTTCTGTACAAACACATGCTCTAGTGTCCCAAATGTGTTCTACGACTAAATTACCCTTGTGTGTGATTGCTTTGGTCAAACAATTGAGCATAGCGGTCCCTATATGCTTCAAACTTCAGCAGTTAAGAGGAACCAAATGGTACCAAGTTTAGAGGATCTTGTGTAGTACGAACCCGTCATATGGAAAGAGATTCAAAAGAAAATACGTATAAGTTTATTGAAAGATTTTTTGTAATGAGATTGATTGCAGTATCGGGAGACTACAAATAAAGTATAAGCTCGTTTCCTACTAATCTTGTAGTAGTCTCATTAACTTTTTACAGAAAAGAAACTTAATACCAACTCCACCAATCTTGATATGTGAGTAAAAATTGTCACTGGTAACTGTATGTGATTAGAAAATGTCAGTTGTAACTTGTTCATTTATGTTGTGTTATGACAACATTTTGGTTTAATATCACTATTTCTTGGTTATTGACGTATACCAAAGTACCTATGCCAAAACGTTAACAAAAGTCAACTTACTAGAATTTGTAGATGGCAAAGTTGAAGACATTTAGTCTTACAAGTCTTATTAATCAGTCCATCTTGTAGCTGCCAACCAAATTTTCCCTTTGCCTCTATGTAATAAAGCCATTCATCTATCTGTTAAGTTACTCGGAGAAAGTAAATCGTGTAATTGTGTTATACTTGTTTTTGTTATCCTTGATATATACAAGTATATCCATGTTTCGTTCATTTCTGTGCTTCCAGGCACTGGAGAAGTCAAAGTATGAGCAATCACTGGAGACTGTCAGGCGCTTCATTGCCATTGCTGAGAAAGAACTTGAACTTTATTACCGACATATTGCCCTTTATGGTGATCCATGTAATCGGGATCATAACTCAACTGTTGACAGTCCAGTAAGAGGTATCCAGAGGTCTCAGGAAATTCAAACGATAAAAAGAGGTCTTCCGGATTCAGATTTTACTGGTACTTCAGGAGCACAATGTAATTTTGCGGACAGCGATTTATCAGAAAACGAGGACGGTTATGAAAGTGGAGGTGTATCTTTGAGTGAATTTGACGAGGATGATGGCATATCTAGCAATGAAGATGATGGAATATTTAGCAATGAAATGAATTCTTGTGATGAAGAATATGAAGATAACACTACTGGTATAAAAGAAAATTCAATGTCTTCGTCACAATCTGCTTCTCTATAGAGAAAGTTTTTTTAGGGTATCATGCAAAATGTAAAACTCGTGAAAATAATTGAAACTTAATTATTGATATGAAAAGAACACTTTATAGATATAAGATATTTTTGTAGACTCTGAGTTGTGCTACTTCTGTCTTGTTTTTCTCTTCATTTCCCTTTTATAGTATGACGACCGAACGGATGACATGTAGAAATTATGATGACCTTTAACAGTGTTCTTTATTTAGTTAACTTAAAATTGGGATTATGCTTATTCTGATCATATATGATTGTAATAGTTTGACATCATTTGTGATTATAAGTATTGCAGATGGAGGTTCACTGCTAGTTGTAAAGACAACGGGTAAGCTAATGtcaaaatatatttttcttttaatgTTTACGTGCTAGGTCAAATTTCAAGTTGCAATCACCACAACTGTGACATGCGTGGTTGCTAGTCACCATTTCTAAACTGGCAAGGGATATTGTAGTTTGAGAAGCAAGGGAGAGGAAATAAAAATGGAGTTACTGAAGAGACCCTCAACTCTTGGAGTTCTACTGTCAagtcttttcttttatttccgTGTGTTGGCCCGACTCTGGAACTGCAGACAATGGTAAACCTGTATTCTACGTTTTAATGTTTAATCGGTATATACTTTACATTGTCACAGTTTTAATGTCTATACACAGGTCAAAAGTCTTTTTACATTGTTCTAatctttttttaatatttaagcatgctcacacacacacacaccttgtCTTTGACGGAGTTTGAACCCTTGACCTTTAGTAAAGAAAGTGAGAGAGAAGCCCTTAAATTAAGAGACTATACCCAATATACAGTTTGAACCTTTGAATTCCCTTGAAGAAAAAAGGGACCTTTGAACTCCCTTAAAGAAAAAGGGGGGTGTACATTGCTCTACTTCCAGTTTACAGTTTCTAAGTAGACTTTGCTATGCAAAAAACCTCTTTGAAATTCCTGTACAAGCATATGCAAACTTTATTAATCTATACCCACTGGCTTTATATTATGACCTTTGTCCTTTCTTATGGATCTGCAACTTTATCCGGAATCATGACCTTTGTTATGGGCTCATGGAGGTGGGGATGAGTTGCCCCCGGATTATCGCCAACTCCTGGCAGAACCTCTTATTTGTTATTGCTTAACTGATCTATAAAGTTTAACAGACTCCGTAAGTGTTGATGCTGTCAATACTACTAAGTATATTGAATTAAATAGTTTCCCTACACCTCAATTACAAATTGGTATCTATACTTTTTCTTAAATTACATCTGTAGGAGAAACCAGCTTTCATATTATGCGTTGAAGACAGAGCTTTGTTTTGTCAAGATTGTGATGAAATAAATCATTCGACTGGTAGCCTAGCTGCTAACCACCAGAGATTTTTAGCAACAGGAATCCGAGTATCCCTGAAATCCAAAGTCCCAGACGAGGTTGAGAAAACGCAGCTGGAGCCGCCACCCCGAGTAAGAAAGCACAGCAAATTGCAACCAAAACACCTGCACAACAATCTTGTATCACATCACCAACATGGGAGTTTGATGACTTGCTACATTTCTCAGAATTTGATTCCTCTGACAAGGTAAACATATGATGTTTCTAAAGTGTTTACAAATTAAGAGTCTTGTATTCTATACATGTTTGCACTTGTTGCACTTGTTTTAGCAACACAAACAGAATTATCAATTCATATAACAATCTTTGCAGAAAGAGCAACTGGATTTTGGAGAGATGGACTGGTTTACGGGCATTGGTGCATTTGGTGAACAAGTTCCTCAGAAAGCCTCATCAGCCAGAACAATTCACGCAACTAGATCATGGAGGACAAACATGACTCAGTACATAAGAGTAATAAAGAATGGAATGTGGGAGCTCCTCTACCTTGGTTATCTGCAGTTTGGCATTCTTTCTCAATACCGAAATGTGTTTTCATTGTATGGTTGGCTTTCAAAAATTGCCTCTTAACTAATGATAGGATGACTTCTTTTGGTTTTAATGTAAGCGCAACTTGTGTGCTATGCCATAGCAGTGTGGAGACGAATCAGCATATCTGTGTTGACTTGCCCTTACACTTATAATGGTCTTAAAGAGCAGTCCTAAACCTTTAATTCTCTCTTGGTCTGAATGGCAAGCTGGTACATTTACTCAAAACAGAGAATCTCACTGGAAAAAGCACCTAGCTTGGCTTAATCTGTCGGTGGTGATCAGATGGTTGTAAAAATGAAGCGTATGTTTAGAGAGAAATTGGCCTCCTTGAGAGCCTTTAAAACAATAGGTTAGTAGGGAGTTATATTTTGtaataaaatatagaaaatagTTGGGCAGGAGTTTTGGTTGCTTGTTCTCATGAGTAGTTGCTTAGCTTGTCTTTTAGACTAGTTTAGCTGTTTGTTTTATTTATGCGGGGTATGCCTCCAGTCTTTGTACCTCTTTTGGTCttaatataatttaattttatttagcATGAAAAAAAGAAGGATGGGTCCCAAGTTTTAAACATTCTACAGAAAAATAATTTTTGCTTGACCATTCTATTAACATCACAAATAACAGCTAGAGTAGAGGGGCCTGGCCCCATGTGGGCCACTCTGAAGTTCCTCTCCTTCCATGTTGGGCTATGTTCGAAGACTCAGGAATAGAAACAGTAGATGGATTATACTGCTCCAGCAGAGGTCTATTCCGAAGCCAGGGGTGGTTCCATAATAAAAAGTTAGAATTATTACCAACATGGGCGAGCCAAGGTTCTACAGTTCAGAATTTTCAAAAGCTTGGCTATCCAAATAACTATAATGCTCCCTTTCGTTCTTCTGCAAGAGGTGACATGACAAAACAGCACTGCTAATGCAGGAAATCTTAAGGAAACAGGGAGAAGCATGTTGGAAGTTTATGGTCTGTTGGAAGCGTTCTGTAAAGTAATCATCCTAATCCTTCCCTATATCCGAAAGCAGAGCAAGTGTCCTGATGATATCAACGATGCAGCATCAACTCTTGTATTTGCATCTGCAATATGTGGAGACTTGCCAGAGATATATTATAGTCTGGAATCTAACATGGTTGTTCTTCACTTGCTTTCCTGGAAACCTTGTGAACTTAAGAGTAAGTTTCATAAATCTTATGTTGATTTATTGTATATTGCTTTCGGCATATTTTTCTGATTATTATTTATTCGTCAACAGTTGAAAGAAAGTCTCTGGAGCAGATAGGTCACAGCCTTCAATTAGAAGCTTTGCCACTTGAGTACACTTCCGAATAAGAGTCATCTGTTGTAAGAGTCGCAATTGAATAGTACAATAAGGGTGTGTCCTAACATATGCCTTTCGATGTACGATATCAAGTAAAAGCATGCTGCTGCTGGCTGCTGGCTGCTGTGGGTACTGTTACCTAAGATTGTTAAAGACATAACGACCTTCCACTGTATTCCTTACAAGTTGAAACTTAGTTTGGTAGCTGAATTGTATATTAAAAATTAATGCTATATTTTGCAAAGACTAATACGAGTTATAATTATTTTGCACAAAAATGACCGGCATATAATAATAGGCACCCGTATGACTCATGTATAATTTGTTTGCCACCCGATTGCATTCTGTTAGTTATTTTTAAAGGACGTTAGGATTTTTTAAATTAAAGATGTAATTACACGAATATGGTTTGAATTATAATTTTTTTGcacaaaaataattattaaagaATTAAAAATCAAAGAGTATTTACAAATTAAATCAATCACGAAATTAAAAACTAAATAACAACTATAAATCTTTCTATAATTCTGTCAAGCTCAAATTTTTAATCAATAATGTTCTTAATGGAAAATGCGAGTACAGAAATTAgaatttcttaaaaataaaaattgCCAACAAAAGCAGCCACAGGAGATTAACCAAGTTGCCAGTGGCATGATTGGCATATTATAATGAGAAGTTATCTTTTGTTCAGGTATATTTTTTACTCAAGGTTTTTGATTTTATTGCTGCTTTTCTGGGGCTTCTGTACTACAAAAATATAAACCATAGAGAATAAAATTGCTACTGCAATCACATGCCAGGGAACTTCCGCTTGCTCGAaattaatgaaaaatattagagATCATTATAGTCAACCAGagtatcatatatatatatatatatatatatatatatatattagtatgcACGTATATATAACTCAAGGGGCGGAGACTTTCATCCAAATGAAATAACAAAAACAAACATGGATTATAATCAATATTCAGCATGCTATTTGAAAAATTAATGTACATTGAGAAGCGGAGATAGTTCTAACACTATCTCTTTAAGGATCCCCGCTAAAGTAACACCAACTAGAATAGGAATTGGTACAAGAAATAGTTTTCTTTCATGAGCACAGTAAGACATCTCACTCAAGGATGAAATTGCCAGCACGGGTATACTTATTGAGTCAAGAATGAGCTGGATAAAACTTTCTGCAGCTTTGTTCCCTGGAAAACTCTTCGCTGGCTACAGTGAACTATCCCAAATTGATCGTGCCTTTTGACTTATAAGCTCTAACTTTGCTTTAATCCTCTGGTAGTCATATTTATATCCCTTGTTTGTACTCACACTTAATATGAAGTTATTTGATTTTAGAGACCAAGACTTACCATGTTGAAGCACAAATAAATTTGTCACGTCTAAATGCATATACACTAAAAATCACACATAAATTTTAAAGCAACTACACCTCATTAGCATAAGCAAACTAACCTATAATTCAATCACATGCTAGCTGATACGAAATTTACAAAAAGACACTACTAAAAACATTTTGCCCAAACAGCTCGACAGATAGCTACAGTCATCAACTTTTTATATACTCTCAGTTTCCACCCAACAACACAGCTTACAATGTAAATTAATTGCCACTCTCAGTTTCCTTAATcatttttttgcaaaaaaatattataattaggcCATTTTCGTGCAATTACAACTTTAATTTATGAAAAACCTAATATCCGTTAAAAATTACTAAGGAAATGCAATCAGATGACAAGAAAATTATACATGAATCATACGGGTGCCTATTATTATATTTTAGCCATTTTTATGCAAAAAAATTATAACTCATGTTATCTTCCTGCAATTAAGTCATTTTGCAAATTAGAAACCATAATGTTCCTTGCATATTTCAATATTCGACTTTGATATGGTGGTGCTATGTAGTGAATTATGGGCATGTTTGTCTTCCGGTTGAAAGTTACTTTTGACTTATAAATCCGTAAGTACTTATCTCGGAACTTATAAGTTCAATTTAAAACTTATAAGTTGATAAATTTGAATATTAATAACGACGTAGTTTTTCttaacttattttaattttttattaattttagtttttaaatgttaagttaatttaaaagtcattaattaagataattatatttaaaaaaatttattttaattcatttaacttaaaaaaaattgacttataaataaaattaaccaaatatttatataatttataaatattaatctaATTATCACTTTTAAgctatttattaattttaagttataatttatttttaaaaaaaattataaaaatttccCAAACGGACACCAGGTATACAGAGAGAGACTACCTCTTTGTAGTTGAAGATTTCGTTACTTTGTCCATTTGGTCTGAAGGGGGAGTTGTCACTTTCAGCAGCCCAGCTGAGCTTACCGAGATGGGGACAAAGAAACCACCGGGGGCAGTTCATTACTTAATATCATATTCCCCCATTACTTAATCTATTATATAAACAAACTGACTCTTCTGCTTATTTTAGATTTCGGTTCCTATGAACACCATTTTATTTTTAAGGCAGTAAAAAGGAGTCGATCTCTTACCCCTGCAATAACTACTCTATCAATGTACCATATGTACACACTATCAGAATATTCTTTGTTAATTGTTAGTATGCCAATTTTATTTCGCTAAAAAGTAACCACCGGCGAACTGTTTTTTATTGATTGGTGGTACAACTTAATTCTGCCAGAGACAACCACAGTTTTTTTGTTTTTTCCTCCCTTCTCCCGTTTGTGGTTAATATTTATGTCCTGTGTTTGTAATTTTTTTAAGGTAAAAATTCATGTGAAAATCATTTTCTAAAACTCtcatattaaataaaaaaaatagtttggtttaatttttatttgtttaatagttATCTAAACCTATTTTTAGTATGAATTTTTTGTTTTAATCAaaaaattgtatataaatgaCTTTTGTAACTCCAGAAAGGGTTTCATGAGAGTCGATTGCGCATTTTTTTGACGAAAACATATTTTCACGGATTTTTCAAATGTagttgtaatttttttttttgtaaaaactTTTATCCATGTAGTAATACTTTTGCGGTACTTTGCTTACTggttattttaaaaaataaataaactgcaAATTTATGAGTTTTGACTACCCGAAAGTGATAATATAATGGTACTAGAAATGTGTAAAATAGTAcataaaaaatagaaaaagtaaaCATGGGAATGAAATTCACGAAGATGGTCAAAGTAGGTTCATAATAAAACATAAATGCCTAACTGAAAATAGCATTACATTACAGAATAACACAACTAATATGAATCTGGAATGAAAAACACGGAAATGGAAAGGAACGATGCAGTTACAGATTATTTGGAGAAGCCGACCCAAAATTTATGTATCAAATTCTAGCGTTGTTCAATGTATCTTCTACCTTTTGCACCTTGGCCACAATTTCAGCTCGAATTGCTACCAACTTCTCCTAGTAATAAGCCCTTATATCCATCTTCACGTCATACTGTTTTGTGCATCTCTCCGTATAGAGTTACTGAACAGAGTCCAATCCACGTCTCGTCAAAGGCTCGTCAAGCTAAACAAAATAAGCACATGTTACAGTTGCACGTCTCTCCCAAGGCTTACCGGCATTCTCGCCGATCCACATATTACCTATCTTAGGATTCACGCCCCAAAAGTACATCTCATGTCTCTCCATTATAATATTTGGTAAGAAGCGGTTTAATATAAGTATGATTATAAAATGTGAGAAGACTGTTATTTATAGCAAAAATTGAAGCACAACATAAATGACTGACCTGTGAATGTACAGGAGAAATCACATTCAACAATCAAAGAAGTAGTGACATGCAGAGTTGTTCAAACAACTGCAAATTTGTAAAGGCCTGCCACTGCTAGCTACATGTAGAATGCAACAAAATAAATGAGTAGTCTTGTCAAATGCACCCAAAGTTGGAAAAACTATATAATTTGACAAGTCAATTAATTTATTGAAAGCAATATGAAAATTAAGTAGCACGTGAATGTTACAGGCATGTGTGCTTCATGATGAGCTTCAATAGTTTTTGATTTgataatgcaatatttaattttTACTAAAAATATAGTGAAAATGAAGTGacatgttgtgcaagacatgcttgtatctcaacaagactaagtcaaattgacaaccctaagtaagttgtattgttatcttagtttgtatttgtacttgtaacattttaaagtctgtaaaaatgcaaatgagcatactggagtctttttccttaaacagtatcaagcctaaagattctatctggaaaaagatcaagaagatcatgcctcagaagaattttgaagaagtttggagttgaataaatctgtttggataaaaatactctaagtcaagatctctacaagtcacaaatttagtgttatagagaagtcacttgagaactccaaatgacttatcgagaactca
This genomic interval from Apium graveolens cultivar Ventura chromosome 8, ASM990537v1, whole genome shotgun sequence contains the following:
- the LOC141677477 gene encoding uncharacterized protein LOC141677477 isoform X2; translation: MKHQMATRLLRRVGLRLLSNPSAYNSILHLPPPISPLPRPLNSNITWWGLKNYSHGSVNLVISEGNNQPRFETHKTDPPKKHRFLSKKRLKEKRKKEKQIRKSANKRDPRRLGVNGKKGRQRFANAEERIKFKLQKAKIKEALLLERLQRYEVPKFQGPLVQPHELTGEERFYMKKMAQKRSNYVPIGRRGVFGGVILNMHMHWKKHETVKVICKPCKPGQVQEYASDIARLSGGIPIHIIGDDAIIFYRGKDYVQPKVMSPIDTLSKKRALEKSKYEQSLETVRRFIAIAEKELELYYRHIALYGDPCNRDHNSTVDSPVRGIQRSQEIQTIKRGLPDSDFTGTSGAQCNFADSDLSENEDGYESGGVSLSEFDEDDGISSNEDDGIFSNEMNSCDEEYEDNTTGQISSCNHHNCDMRGC
- the LOC141677477 gene encoding uncharacterized protein LOC141677477 isoform X1, translated to MKHQMATRLLRRVGLRLLSNPSAYNSILHLPPPISPLPRPLNSNITWWGLKNYSHGSVNLVISEGNNQPRFETHKTDPPKKHRFLSKKRLKEKRKKEKQIRKSANKRDPRRLGVNGKKGRQRFANAEERIKFKLQKAKIKEALLLERLQRYEVPKFQGPLVQPHELTGEERFYMKKMAQKRSNYVPIGRRGVFGGVILNMHMHWKKHETVKVICKPCKPGQVQEYASDIARLSGGIPIHIIGDDAIIFYRGKDYVQPKVMSPIDTLSKKRALEKSKYEQSLETVRRFIAIAEKELELYYRHIALYGDPCNRDHNSTVDSPVRGIQRSQEIQTIKRGLPDSDFTGTSGAQCNFADSDLSENEDGYESGGVSLSEFDEDDGISSNEDDGIFSNEMNSCDEEYEDNTTDGGSLLVVKTTGKLMSKYIFLLMFTC